The Streptomyces sp. NBC_01689 genome includes a window with the following:
- the hisI gene encoding phosphoribosyl-AMP cyclohydrolase: MTSTPPPSGPSSLDPEIAARLKRSADGLVPAIAQQYDTGEVLMLGWMDDEALHRTLTTGRCTYWSRSRGEYWVKGDTSGHFQWVKSVALDCDADTLLVRVDQVGAACHTGERTCFDAGVLLADAAAAGQ, from the coding sequence ATGACCAGCACGCCCCCGCCCAGCGGGCCCAGCAGCCTCGACCCCGAGATCGCCGCGCGCCTCAAGCGCAGCGCCGACGGACTCGTCCCCGCCATCGCCCAGCAGTACGACACCGGTGAGGTGCTGATGCTCGGCTGGATGGACGACGAGGCACTGCACCGCACGCTCACCACCGGCCGCTGCACGTACTGGTCGCGCAGCCGCGGGGAGTACTGGGTGAAGGGCGACACCTCCGGCCACTTCCAGTGGGTGAAGTCGGTGGCGCTCGACTGCGACGCCGACACCCTCCTCGTCAGGGTCGACCAGGTCGGCGCCGCCTGCCACACCGGCGAGCGCACCTGCTTCGACGCCGGCGTACTGCTCGCCGACGCCGCTGCCGCAGGTCAGTAA
- a CDS encoding RidA family protein, with protein MSGVRRLTSGAPWEETFGYSRAVELPGGLVLVSGCTSVVDGTIVDGGPYEQAVTSFGVALTALRELGLGRDDVVRTRMYLTHARDVEEVGRAHKELFDAARPAATMVIVAGLVDPRLVVEVEVEAYRDGERS; from the coding sequence GTGAGCGGCGTCCGACGCCTCACGAGCGGCGCGCCCTGGGAGGAGACCTTCGGGTACTCCCGAGCCGTGGAACTGCCGGGCGGTCTGGTGCTGGTCTCCGGCTGCACCTCGGTGGTCGACGGCACGATCGTCGACGGCGGCCCGTACGAACAGGCCGTCACCTCCTTCGGCGTCGCGCTCACCGCGCTCCGGGAGCTCGGGCTCGGCCGCGACGACGTGGTGCGGACCCGTATGTACCTGACCCACGCCCGGGACGTGGAGGAGGTGGGCCGCGCCCACAAGGAGCTCTTCGACGCCGCCCGCCCCGCCGCGACGATGGTCATCGTGGCCGGCCTGGTGGACCCGCGACTGGTGGTCGAGGTCGAGGTCGAGGCGTACCGGGACGGAGAGCGGTCATGA
- the hisF gene encoding imidazole glycerol phosphate synthase subunit HisF, whose amino-acid sequence MTLAVRVIPCLDVDNGRVVKGVNFQNLRDAGDPVEMAKVYDAEGADELTFLDITASSGNRETTYDVVRRTAEQVFIPLTVGGGVRTAEDVDKLLRAGADKVGVNTAAIARPDLIREIAERFGRQVLVLSVDARRTEGGSFEVTTHGGRKGTGIDAVEWAHRAAELGAGEILLNSMDADGTKDGYDMEMIRAVRKHVTVPLIASGGAGRLADFPPAVAAGADAVLAASVFHFGDLRIGEVKETLRDAGHPVR is encoded by the coding sequence ATGACCCTGGCGGTACGAGTCATCCCCTGCCTGGACGTGGACAACGGCCGGGTCGTCAAGGGCGTCAACTTCCAGAACCTGCGGGACGCGGGCGACCCGGTCGAGATGGCCAAGGTGTACGACGCCGAGGGCGCCGACGAACTGACGTTCCTGGACATCACCGCCTCCTCCGGCAACCGCGAGACCACGTACGACGTGGTGCGGCGCACCGCCGAGCAGGTCTTCATCCCGCTCACCGTGGGCGGCGGGGTGCGCACCGCCGAGGACGTGGACAAGCTGCTGCGCGCGGGCGCGGACAAGGTCGGGGTCAACACGGCCGCGATCGCCCGGCCCGACCTCATCCGTGAGATCGCCGAGCGTTTCGGCCGGCAGGTCCTCGTGCTGTCGGTGGACGCGCGGCGCACGGAGGGCGGTTCCTTCGAGGTCACCACCCACGGCGGCCGCAAGGGGACCGGCATCGACGCCGTCGAGTGGGCCCACCGGGCCGCCGAGCTGGGCGCGGGCGAGATCCTGCTCAACTCGATGGACGCGGACGGGACGAAGGACGGCTACGACATGGAGATGATCCGGGCCGTCCGCAAGCACGTCACCGTGCCGCTGATCGCCAGCGGCGGCGCGGGCCGGCTCGCCGACTTCCCGCCCGCCGTCGCCGCGGGCGCCGACGCGGTGCTCGCCGCGTCCGTCTTCCACTTCGGCGACCTGCGGATCGGCGAGGTGAAGGAGACGCTCCGCGACGCGGGCCATCCCGTCCGCTGA
- the priA gene encoding bifunctional 1-(5-phosphoribosyl)-5-((5-phosphoribosylamino)methylideneamino)imidazole-4-carboxamide isomerase/phosphoribosylanthranilate isomerase PriA, whose translation MSKLELLPAVDVRDGQAVRLVHGESGTETSYGSPLEAALAWQRAGAEWLHLVDLDAAFGTGDNRGLIAEVAGAMDIKVELSGGIRDDDTLAAALATGCTRVNLGTAALETPEWVAKVIGEHGDRIAVGLDVRGTTLRGRGWTRDGGDLYETLARLDSEGCARYVVTDIAKDGTLQGPNLELLRNVCAVTDRPVVASGGVSSLDDLRAIAELVPLGVEGSIVGKALYAKAFTLEEALEAVAR comes from the coding sequence GTGAGCAAGCTCGAACTCCTCCCCGCCGTCGACGTCCGCGACGGCCAGGCCGTCCGCCTCGTGCACGGCGAGTCGGGGACGGAAACTTCTTACGGCTCCCCTCTGGAGGCCGCCCTCGCCTGGCAGCGTGCGGGCGCCGAGTGGCTGCACCTGGTCGACCTGGACGCCGCCTTCGGGACCGGTGACAACCGCGGCCTGATCGCCGAGGTCGCCGGCGCCATGGACATCAAGGTCGAACTGTCCGGCGGCATCCGCGACGACGACACGCTCGCCGCCGCCCTCGCCACCGGCTGCACCCGGGTCAATCTCGGCACCGCCGCCCTGGAGACCCCCGAGTGGGTCGCCAAGGTCATCGGCGAGCACGGCGACAGGATCGCCGTCGGCCTCGACGTCCGCGGCACGACCCTGCGCGGGCGCGGCTGGACCCGCGACGGCGGCGACCTCTACGAGACGCTGGCGCGCCTCGACTCCGAGGGCTGCGCGCGTTACGTGGTCACCGACATCGCCAAGGACGGCACGCTCCAGGGCCCGAACCTGGAGCTGCTCAGGAACGTCTGCGCCGTCACGGACCGCCCCGTGGTCGCCTCCGGCGGGGTCTCCTCCCTCGACGACCTGCGCGCCATCGCCGAGCTCGTCCCCCTCGGCGTCGAGGGCTCGATCGTCGGAAAGGCCCTGTACGCGAAGGCGTTCACCCTGGAAGAGGCCCTGGAGGCGGTGGCCCGGTGA
- a CDS encoding TIGR03085 family metal-binding protein: MSTHAKRERLLLADLLETAGPDAPTLCEGWNARDLAAHVVVRERRADAAGGLLIKQLAPRLERVQAEFTEKPYEELIQLIRTGPPRLSPFSLKQIDEASNTVEFYVHTEDVRRARPDWVPRELDPVFQDALWSRLERTARLAGRGAPTGLVLRRPDGQTAVAHKGTPVVTVTGEPSELLMFALGRQKAADVELDGDKDAIAKLHGSKQLGI; the protein is encoded by the coding sequence ATGTCGACCCATGCCAAGCGTGAACGGCTTCTGCTCGCCGACCTGTTGGAGACCGCGGGCCCGGACGCCCCCACCCTGTGCGAGGGCTGGAACGCCCGTGACCTCGCCGCGCACGTGGTGGTGCGCGAGCGGCGCGCCGACGCGGCGGGCGGACTGCTGATCAAGCAGCTCGCGCCGCGTCTGGAGCGGGTCCAGGCGGAATTCACCGAGAAGCCCTACGAGGAGCTGATCCAGCTGATCCGTACGGGACCGCCGCGCCTGTCGCCGTTCTCGCTGAAGCAGATCGACGAGGCGTCGAACACCGTGGAGTTCTACGTCCACACCGAGGACGTGCGGCGGGCGCGGCCGGACTGGGTGCCGCGTGAGCTGGACCCGGTCTTCCAGGACGCCCTGTGGTCCCGGCTGGAGCGCACGGCGCGGCTGGCCGGCCGGGGTGCCCCGACCGGGCTGGTGCTGCGCCGCCCGGACGGCCAGACGGCGGTGGCCCACAAGGGCACGCCGGTCGTGACGGTCACCGGTGAGCCCTCGGAACTGCTGATGTTCGCGCTCGGGCGGCAGAAGGCCGCCGACGTGGAGCTCGACGGCGACAAGGACGCGATCGCGAAGCTGCACGGGTCGAAGCAGCTCGGGATCTGA